A window from Mycolicibacterium tokaiense encodes these proteins:
- a CDS encoding MFS transporter, which yields MRAGAAVGSTTGTNRTIAIGAGGLAVLLGALDTYVVITIIRDIMTDVGIPLNQLQRVAPIITGYLVGYIAAMPLLGRASDRFGRKLLIQVGLAGFAIGSVVTALSTDLTMLVIGRIIQGSASGALLPVTLALAADLWAEHKRAAVLGGIGAAQELGSVLGPLYGIGLVALFAHWQAVFWVNIPLALLAMVMIHFSVPGKQESQAPPIKVDVVGGVLLAVVLILVVFGLYNPEPSAREVVPTWRLWLLAGAAVTFIAFFAWERYAKTKLIDPAGVRFTPFLAALAASFVAGAALMVTLVNVELFGQGVLSLDQNQAAFLLMRFLVALPIGAVLGGWLATRFGDRLVTFAGLLIAAGGYWLISHWPVDLMAARHDLGLFTVPVLDTDLAIAGLGLGMVIGPLTSAALRVVPPVEHGIASSLVVVARMTGMLVGVAALSAWGFYRFNIILAELPKPPSGNLLETAAAVQSNYRLAFAMQYGEIFGITAVVCVVGAVVGLLIAAKGAHPKIAGGQPAPDDTATTAFAVPQDPPTVQLPRQTPRGRHSR from the coding sequence ATGCGCGCGGGCGCGGCCGTCGGCTCCACCACAGGAACCAACCGCACCATCGCGATCGGCGCCGGCGGACTGGCGGTGCTGCTGGGTGCGCTCGACACCTATGTGGTGATCACCATCATCCGCGACATCATGACCGATGTCGGGATCCCGCTGAATCAGCTGCAGCGGGTGGCGCCGATCATCACCGGGTACCTGGTGGGCTACATCGCGGCGATGCCGCTGCTGGGCCGCGCCTCGGACCGCTTCGGCCGCAAGCTGCTGATCCAGGTCGGCCTGGCCGGGTTCGCCATCGGTTCGGTGGTCACCGCGTTGTCGACCGACCTGACCATGCTGGTGATCGGCCGCATCATCCAGGGCTCGGCCAGCGGTGCGCTGCTGCCGGTCACCCTGGCGCTGGCCGCGGATCTGTGGGCAGAGCACAAACGGGCCGCGGTGCTCGGCGGCATCGGCGCCGCCCAGGAACTCGGCAGCGTGCTCGGCCCGCTGTACGGCATCGGCCTGGTGGCGCTGTTCGCCCACTGGCAGGCCGTGTTCTGGGTCAACATCCCGTTGGCGCTGCTGGCCATGGTGATGATCCACTTCAGCGTCCCGGGCAAGCAGGAGTCGCAGGCCCCGCCCATCAAGGTGGACGTGGTGGGCGGCGTGCTGCTGGCCGTGGTGCTGATCCTCGTGGTCTTCGGCCTCTACAACCCCGAGCCCAGCGCCCGCGAGGTGGTTCCGACGTGGCGGCTGTGGCTGCTGGCCGGCGCCGCCGTGACCTTCATCGCATTCTTCGCCTGGGAGCGGTACGCCAAGACCAAGCTGATCGACCCCGCCGGGGTGCGGTTCACCCCCTTCCTGGCCGCGCTGGCCGCGTCGTTCGTCGCCGGCGCGGCGCTGATGGTCACGCTGGTGAACGTCGAACTGTTCGGCCAGGGCGTGTTGTCGCTGGACCAGAACCAGGCCGCCTTCCTGCTGATGCGCTTCCTGGTGGCGCTGCCGATCGGCGCCGTCCTGGGCGGGTGGCTGGCCACCCGCTTCGGTGACCGCCTCGTCACGTTCGCCGGTCTGCTGATCGCTGCGGGCGGGTACTGGCTGATCTCGCACTGGCCGGTGGACCTGATGGCCGCCCGGCACGACCTGGGGCTGTTCACCGTCCCGGTGCTGGACACCGACCTGGCCATCGCCGGGCTGGGGCTCGGCATGGTGATCGGGCCGCTGACGTCGGCGGCGCTGCGGGTGGTGCCGCCGGTGGAGCACGGCATCGCCTCGTCGCTGGTGGTGGTGGCGCGCATGACCGGCATGCTCGTCGGCGTCGCGGCGTTGTCGGCGTGGGGCTTCTACCGGTTCAACATCATCCTGGCCGAGTTGCCGAAACCGCCGAGCGGGAACCTGCTCGAGACGGCGGCCGCCGTGCAGAGCAATTACCGACTGGCTTTTGCGATGCAGTACGGCGAGATCTTCGGCATCACCGCGGTGGTGTGTGTGGTCGGCGCTGTTGTCGGGTTGCTGATCGCAGCCAAGGGCGCACACCCGAAGATCGCCGGCGGCCAGCCCGCACCGGATGACACCGCCACCACGGCGTTTGCGGTGCCGCAGGACCCGCCGACGGTGCAGCTGCCCCGGCAGACGCCGCGGGGCCGGCACTCTCGGTGA
- a CDS encoding glycosyltransferase family 2 protein — protein MSPTRSIPPAMPLTEPPVWPGAQWVSMIDLDDVPDSISTVTVTPEQAEGYRRARLLLRSAGSPVTFVDADIVDGTVTVEVPDRRAASDAVPHPPVSVVLCTRDRPEHLERALASIRALDYADFEVVVVDNAPATDATAAVVAACDDSRIRRVLEPTPGLSNARNTGLLSATHEIVAFTDDDVVVDPQWLQGIARGFTRGDNVTCVCGMVPSGELRTAAQGYFDQRVPWADTIEPRVYSTQNPPADHPLFPFQVGKCGTGANFAVRRSRLVELGGFDEALGVGTKTCGGEDLDLFFRVLAAGDTLVNEPSAIVWHRHRSDSAALLTQARGYGLGLGAWLTKVFLHREHRRLALRVVRRRFRSVLARGADYGAIAAHARDFGDEIPKEVGRHEVFAVLGGPLALWQGRRQGRRATPLLEPSPVVEPTPLLER, from the coding sequence GTGAGTCCCACCCGCTCGATCCCACCTGCGATGCCGCTGACCGAGCCTCCGGTCTGGCCCGGCGCACAGTGGGTCTCGATGATCGACCTCGATGACGTCCCGGATTCCATCAGCACAGTGACGGTGACCCCCGAGCAGGCCGAGGGTTACCGGCGCGCCCGGTTGCTGTTGCGCAGCGCCGGCAGCCCGGTCACCTTCGTCGACGCCGACATCGTCGACGGCACCGTCACCGTCGAGGTCCCCGATCGCCGGGCTGCGTCGGATGCCGTTCCGCACCCGCCGGTCTCGGTGGTGTTGTGCACGCGGGACCGCCCCGAGCATCTGGAGCGTGCGCTGGCCTCGATCCGGGCGCTGGACTACGCGGACTTCGAGGTGGTGGTGGTGGACAACGCCCCCGCCACCGACGCCACCGCCGCGGTCGTGGCGGCCTGCGATGATTCCCGGATCCGGCGGGTGCTGGAGCCCACCCCCGGGTTGTCGAACGCCAGGAATACCGGATTGCTCAGCGCCACACACGAGATCGTGGCGTTCACCGACGACGACGTGGTGGTGGACCCACAGTGGTTGCAAGGCATCGCCCGCGGATTCACCCGCGGGGACAACGTGACCTGTGTCTGCGGCATGGTGCCCAGCGGCGAACTGCGCACCGCCGCGCAGGGCTACTTCGATCAACGGGTGCCCTGGGCGGACACCATCGAACCCCGGGTGTACTCGACCCAGAACCCGCCGGCAGACCACCCTCTGTTTCCCTTCCAGGTCGGCAAGTGCGGCACCGGCGCCAATTTCGCCGTCCGCCGCAGCCGGTTGGTGGAGCTGGGTGGCTTTGACGAGGCCCTGGGGGTGGGGACCAAAACCTGCGGCGGGGAGGATCTCGACCTCTTCTTCCGGGTGCTGGCCGCCGGGGACACCCTGGTCAACGAGCCGTCGGCCATCGTGTGGCACCGCCACCGCAGCGACAGCGCCGCCCTGCTGACCCAGGCCCGCGGCTACGGCCTGGGTCTGGGCGCCTGGCTGACCAAGGTGTTCCTGCACCGTGAGCACCGCCGCCTCGCCCTGCGCGTCGTGCGTCGCCGCTTCCGTTCGGTGCTGGCCCGCGGCGCCGACTACGGCGCGATCGCGGCCCACGCGCGGGATTTCGGTGACGAGATCCCCAAAGAGGTCGGACGCCATGAGGTCTTTGCCGTCCTCGGCGGACCGTTGGCGCTGTGGCAGGGCCGGCGCCAAGGCCGCCGGGCGACTCCCCTTCTGGAGCCGAGTCCCGTTGTGGAGCCCACTCCCCTCCTGGAGCGATGA
- a CDS encoding glycosyltransferase family 2 protein — translation MSEPLAVDAPPTTSLTVVICCFTDRRRAQTIAAARAALDQLLPGEHVVVVVDHNAALQADLSVTLDNRITVLSNSFERGLSGGRNTGLSWAPGDVVVFLDDDAVLHDGSLHRIREVFSGDDVVALGGGVEPAWQAGRAPGWFPPEFGWVVGCDYRGLPADGAPIRNPIGAAMAVRKDALSSINGFSPELGRVGTLPAGCEETLMGVALGREFPHLRIVRDTGFRVAHHVPADRTTFAYFLRRCYHEGGSKAVLSRLSGPSAALSSERTYTTEILPTGLWHARANPRRAAALLAGFAATATGFIVGAVQQAWARRAGRDTRA, via the coding sequence GTGTCCGAACCACTCGCCGTCGACGCCCCGCCCACCACGTCACTGACCGTGGTCATCTGCTGTTTCACCGATCGGCGGCGCGCCCAGACCATCGCCGCCGCGCGGGCCGCGCTGGATCAACTGCTGCCGGGTGAACACGTGGTGGTGGTCGTCGACCACAACGCCGCCCTGCAGGCCGACCTCAGCGTCACCCTCGACAACCGGATCACCGTGCTGTCCAACAGCTTCGAGCGCGGCCTGTCGGGCGGTCGGAACACCGGCCTGAGCTGGGCGCCCGGGGACGTGGTGGTGTTCCTCGACGACGACGCAGTGCTGCACGACGGGTCCCTGCACCGCATCCGCGAGGTGTTCTCCGGTGACGACGTGGTGGCGCTCGGCGGTGGCGTGGAACCCGCCTGGCAGGCCGGCCGCGCACCCGGATGGTTTCCCCCGGAATTCGGTTGGGTGGTGGGCTGCGACTACCGCGGCCTGCCCGCCGACGGCGCGCCGATCCGCAATCCGATCGGTGCGGCGATGGCGGTCCGCAAGGACGCGTTGTCGAGCATCAACGGGTTCTCCCCGGAGCTGGGCCGGGTGGGCACCCTGCCGGCCGGGTGCGAGGAGACCCTGATGGGCGTGGCGCTGGGCCGGGAGTTCCCGCACCTGCGGATCGTGCGCGACACCGGTTTCCGTGTTGCACACCACGTTCCGGCCGACCGCACCACGTTCGCCTACTTCCTGCGTCGCTGTTACCACGAGGGTGGGTCCAAAGCCGTGCTGTCCCGCCTCAGCGGGCCCTCGGCCGCGTTGTCGAGTGAACGCACCTACACCACCGAGATTCTGCCCACGGGCTTGTGGCATGCCCGCGCCAACCCGCGCCGCGCCGCGGCGCTGCTGGCCGGATTCGCGGCCACCGCAACAGGATTCATCGTCGGGGCCGTACAACAGGCATGGGCGCGCCGTGCCGGAAGGGACACCCGAGCATGA
- a CDS encoding endonuclease/exonuclease/phosphatase family protein, with the protein MRWSRWASGVLGGTLLAAGIAGVTAHFIDPVSDTATIVAAFTPVLVPAALIASVVFAVGRRWWAAGLAVVVTAVGLWSQAPLYRADTAHAAGVEQPSVRILQANIMLGQADPGALVSTVRDRSVDVLTVIELTDAAVAGLDDAGLREQLPYAVTFPRFGGGGAGIFSRYPLRSGELLNGFALNNIRAEMTVPEAAPLAVYALHPIPPFPEPSWKWAAELEHLQALLGDESEDILIGADFNSTFDHKRFRDLLAGSGSAGSPELLDAAEQVGAGIVATYPAGRRIPPVLAIDRILARGASPVSFARVDLPGSDHYGVVGEVRLDQR; encoded by the coding sequence GTGAGGTGGTCACGGTGGGCGTCCGGCGTGCTGGGTGGCACCCTGCTGGCCGCGGGCATCGCCGGTGTCACAGCACATTTCATCGATCCCGTCAGTGACACCGCGACCATCGTCGCGGCCTTCACCCCCGTGCTGGTGCCGGCTGCGTTGATCGCCTCGGTGGTGTTCGCCGTGGGCAGACGGTGGTGGGCGGCCGGGCTGGCGGTGGTGGTGACTGCGGTGGGGCTGTGGTCGCAGGCTCCGCTGTACCGCGCCGACACCGCACACGCCGCCGGGGTGGAGCAACCGAGCGTACGCATCCTGCAGGCCAATATCATGCTGGGACAAGCAGATCCGGGTGCGCTGGTGTCCACGGTGCGGGACCGGTCGGTGGACGTCCTGACCGTGATCGAGCTCACCGATGCCGCGGTCGCCGGCCTCGATGACGCGGGGCTGCGTGAGCAGTTGCCGTACGCGGTGACGTTTCCGCGCTTCGGCGGCGGCGGTGCGGGCATCTTCTCGCGATATCCGCTGCGCTCGGGTGAGCTGTTGAATGGGTTCGCGCTGAACAACATCCGTGCGGAGATGACCGTGCCCGAAGCCGCCCCCCTGGCGGTGTACGCGCTGCACCCCATCCCGCCGTTTCCCGAGCCGTCCTGGAAATGGGCCGCAGAACTGGAGCACCTGCAGGCGCTGCTCGGCGATGAATCGGAGGACATACTCATCGGCGCGGACTTCAACTCGACGTTCGACCACAAACGTTTCCGTGACCTGCTCGCCGGTTCCGGTTCCGCCGGCTCGCCCGAGCTGCTCGACGCCGCCGAGCAGGTGGGCGCCGGCATCGTCGCCACCTACCCGGCGGGACGGCGGATCCCGCCGGTGCTGGCCATCGACCGCATCCTGGCCCGGGGAGCCAGTCCGGTCTCCTTCGCCAGGGTGGACCTACCCGGCTCCGACCACTACGGCGTGGTCGGCGAGGTTCGGCTGGATCAGCGCTAG
- a CDS encoding bifunctional 3,4-dihydroxy-2-butanone-4-phosphate synthase/GTP cyclohydrolase II yields the protein MTRLDPVERAIADIAAGKAVVVIDDEDRENEGDLIFAAEKATPELVAFMVRYTSGYLCVPLDGEICDRLGLLPMYAVNQDKHQTAYTVTVDARRGVGTGISASDRATTMRLLADPTAVAEEFSKPGHVVPLRAKDGGVLRRPGHTEAAVDLARLAGLQPAGAICEIVSQKDEGAMAQTDELRVFADEHELALISIADLIEWRRKHEKHIERIAEARIPTRHGEFRAVGYKSIYEEVEHVALVRGEIAGPSSDGHDVLVRVHSECLTGDVFGSRRCDCGPQLDAAMAMVAREGRGVVLYMRGHEGRGIGLMHKLQAYQLQDAGADTVDANLKLGLPADARDYGIGAQILVDLGIRSMRLLTNNPAKRVGLDGYGLHIIERVPLPVRANAENIRYLMTKRDRMGHDLAGLEDYELGDGGAL from the coding sequence ATGACGAGGCTCGATCCCGTCGAACGGGCGATCGCCGACATCGCGGCAGGCAAGGCCGTCGTCGTCATCGACGATGAAGACCGCGAGAACGAAGGCGACCTGATCTTCGCCGCGGAGAAGGCCACCCCGGAACTGGTCGCATTCATGGTGCGCTACACCTCCGGTTACCTGTGCGTGCCGCTGGACGGCGAGATCTGCGACCGGCTGGGCCTGCTGCCGATGTATGCCGTCAACCAGGACAAGCACCAGACCGCCTACACCGTCACTGTGGACGCGAGAAGAGGTGTGGGAACCGGCATCTCGGCATCCGATCGCGCCACCACCATGCGGCTGTTGGCCGATCCCACCGCCGTCGCCGAGGAGTTCAGCAAGCCCGGCCACGTGGTGCCGCTGCGCGCCAAGGACGGCGGCGTGCTGCGCCGTCCCGGGCACACCGAAGCCGCCGTGGACCTGGCCCGCCTGGCCGGCCTGCAGCCGGCCGGCGCCATCTGCGAGATCGTCAGCCAGAAGGACGAAGGCGCCATGGCGCAGACCGATGAGCTGCGGGTCTTCGCCGACGAGCACGAGCTGGCCCTGATCTCCATCGCCGACCTGATCGAGTGGCGGCGCAAGCACGAAAAGCACATCGAGCGCATCGCCGAGGCCCGCATCCCCACCCGCCACGGAGAGTTCCGGGCTGTGGGCTACAAGAGCATCTACGAAGAGGTCGAGCACGTCGCGCTGGTGCGCGGCGAAATTGCCGGGCCCAGCAGCGACGGACACGACGTGCTGGTGCGGGTGCACTCGGAGTGCCTCACCGGCGACGTGTTCGGCTCGCGGCGCTGCGACTGCGGCCCGCAACTGGACGCCGCCATGGCGATGGTGGCCCGCGAAGGCCGCGGCGTGGTGCTCTACATGCGCGGCCACGAGGGCCGCGGGATCGGCCTGATGCACAAGCTGCAGGCCTACCAGCTGCAGGACGCCGGCGCCGACACCGTCGACGCCAACCTGAAGTTGGGCCTGCCCGCCGACGCCCGCGACTATGGCATCGGTGCCCAGATCCTGGTGGATCTCGGCATCCGGTCCATGCGGCTGCTGACCAACAACCCGGCCAAACGTGTCGGACTGGACGGCTACGGCCTGCACATCATCGAACGGGTGCCGCTGCCGGTGCGCGCCAACGCCGAGAACATCCGCTACCTGATGACCAAACGCGACCGGATGGGTCACGACCTGGCCGGGCTGGAGGATTACGAGCTGGGCGACGGAGGCGCGCTGTGA
- the ribH gene encoding 6,7-dimethyl-8-ribityllumazine synthase, with product MSGAGVPDMPELDASGISLAVVASTWHDTVCDALLEGAMRVARSSGVTTVKVVRVLGAIEIPVVAQELANRYDAVVALGVVIRGSTPHFEYVCDAVTQGLTRVSLDASTPVANGVLTVNTEEQAIARSGLPGSEEDKGAQAAAAALSTALLLRDLRTGS from the coding sequence GTGAGTGGTGCCGGTGTTCCCGACATGCCGGAGCTGGACGCCTCGGGCATCTCGTTGGCCGTCGTCGCCAGCACGTGGCACGACACGGTGTGCGACGCGCTGCTGGAAGGAGCCATGCGGGTGGCCCGCAGCAGCGGGGTGACCACGGTCAAGGTGGTCCGGGTGCTCGGAGCCATCGAGATCCCGGTGGTGGCCCAGGAGCTGGCCAACCGCTACGACGCGGTGGTGGCGCTCGGGGTGGTGATCCGCGGGAGCACGCCGCACTTCGAGTACGTCTGCGACGCCGTCACCCAGGGCCTGACCCGGGTGTCGCTGGATGCCTCCACCCCGGTGGCCAACGGGGTGCTCACGGTCAACACCGAGGAGCAGGCCATCGCCCGGTCGGGCCTACCCGGCTCCGAGGAGGACAAGGGCGCCCAGGCCGCCGCCGCCGCGCTGTCCACCGCGCTGCTGCTACGGGATCTGCGTACCGGGTCGTGA
- a CDS encoding GNAT family N-acetyltransferase, producing MPDGFRAPLRALRAVDGGVTSDGVTAALRFEPVEVDPSGAGDAAALLAAMAAEMRELYEGLDLNSAAMPSATPADLGPPGGTYLVGYSAAGEVVCGGGVKRLPDGACEIKRMYVVPRFRRRGVAPQLLAALEDAARGLGYGVVRLDTGPRQAHAQRLYEAQGYRAIANFNGNSEASFFGEKRL from the coding sequence GTGCCGGACGGCTTCCGGGCTCCGCTGCGCGCGTTGCGGGCCGTCGACGGCGGGGTTACAAGTGATGGTGTGACTGCCGCGCTGCGTTTCGAGCCTGTCGAGGTGGACCCGTCCGGGGCCGGAGACGCCGCGGCGCTGCTGGCCGCGATGGCCGCGGAGATGCGTGAACTCTACGAGGGCCTGGACCTGAACTCCGCGGCCATGCCCAGCGCGACACCCGCCGATCTGGGGCCGCCGGGCGGCACCTACCTGGTGGGATATTCGGCCGCCGGTGAGGTGGTCTGCGGCGGCGGGGTCAAACGCCTGCCCGACGGCGCATGTGAGATCAAACGCATGTACGTGGTGCCGCGGTTTCGCCGCCGCGGGGTCGCTCCACAGCTGCTGGCGGCGCTCGAGGACGCCGCCCGCGGCCTGGGCTACGGCGTGGTCCGGCTGGACACCGGCCCCCGTCAGGCGCACGCGCAGCGACTGTACGAGGCGCAGGGCTACCGGGCGATCGCCAACTTCAACGGCAATTCCGAAGCCAGCTTCTTCGGGGAGAAGCGGCTCTGA
- a CDS encoding glycoside hydrolase family 16 protein gives MKLSSARTSATPLRALVVGAITALVLSTGCAGPGYAEPAPDPNMLFETDFNGPDGSPPGGPWEIDAGAGGWGNNEVQTYTAASDNVRQDGQGHLVISARTAPNGAVTSARITTHDSFSFTYGRAEARISLPGGRGLHPAFWLLGSDVDQVGWPESGEIDVIETINDVPDFHTGVHAPADGSPRGQEVSAGGPSPVPLFGEFHTYWVERTPGKIVTGIDGITLFTVTPADLQGNARWVFDKPFHLLLNLAVGGNWPGPTDASTPNPAEMLVDWVRVRKL, from the coding sequence ATGAAGCTCTCATCAGCACGTACCTCTGCAACCCCGCTGCGGGCGTTGGTGGTCGGTGCGATCACCGCCCTGGTGCTCAGCACCGGATGCGCCGGCCCCGGGTACGCCGAGCCCGCCCCGGACCCGAACATGCTGTTCGAGACCGACTTCAACGGCCCCGACGGATCCCCTCCCGGCGGGCCCTGGGAGATCGACGCCGGTGCCGGCGGCTGGGGCAACAACGAGGTCCAGACCTACACCGCCGCCTCGGACAACGTGCGCCAGGACGGCCAGGGCCACCTGGTCATCAGCGCCCGCACCGCACCCAACGGTGCGGTCACCTCCGCGCGGATCACCACGCACGACTCGTTCTCCTTCACCTACGGCCGCGCCGAGGCCCGCATCTCCCTGCCCGGCGGGCGCGGACTGCACCCGGCGTTCTGGCTGCTGGGCTCCGACGTGGACCAGGTGGGCTGGCCGGAATCCGGTGAGATCGACGTCATCGAGACCATCAACGACGTGCCGGACTTCCACACCGGCGTGCACGCTCCTGCTGACGGAAGCCCACGCGGACAAGAGGTTTCGGCCGGCGGGCCGTCCCCGGTGCCGCTGTTCGGCGAGTTCCACACCTACTGGGTGGAGCGCACCCCGGGGAAAATCGTGACCGGTATCGACGGCATCACGTTGTTCACCGTGACTCCCGCTGACCTGCAAGGAAATGCGCGATGGGTATTCGACAAACCGTTCCATCTGCTGCTGAACCTGGCGGTGGGCGGCAACTGGCCAGGCCCCACGGACGCCTCGACGCCGAACCCGGCAGAGATGCTGGTGGATTGGGTCCGGGTGCGCAAGCTGTGA
- the ribD gene encoding bifunctional diaminohydroxyphosphoribosylaminopyrimidine deaminase/5-amino-6-(5-phosphoribosylamino)uracil reductase RibD: MTLAVDAARHVKGATYPNPPVGAVILDRDGVVAGVGGTEPAGGAHAEVVALRAAGSRAEGGTAVVTLEPCNHHGRTPPCVDALLAAGVSAVVFAVADPNPVAAGGADRLRAAGVQVHAGVEALAVETGPLREWLHRQRTGRPHITWKYAASLDGRSAAADRSSKWITGEQARADVHRRRAAADAIVVGTGTVFADDPTLTARLPDGAPADHQPLRVVVGVREISPDANVLNDDSHTMVIRTHDVHEVIRALGDRTDVMVEGGPTLASAFLRAGVVDRILAYVAPVLLGGPMTALGDIGVPTIARAQRWRFEGVTALGPDLLLSLVPEG, translated from the coding sequence ATGACGCTGGCGGTCGACGCCGCCCGGCACGTCAAAGGTGCCACCTACCCGAACCCGCCGGTGGGTGCGGTGATCCTGGACCGCGACGGCGTGGTGGCCGGGGTGGGCGGCACCGAACCCGCAGGCGGCGCCCACGCCGAGGTGGTGGCGTTGCGGGCCGCCGGCAGCCGCGCCGAGGGCGGCACGGCGGTGGTCACCCTGGAGCCGTGCAACCACCATGGCCGTACCCCGCCGTGCGTGGATGCCCTGCTGGCCGCCGGGGTCTCGGCGGTGGTGTTCGCCGTTGCGGACCCCAATCCGGTGGCCGCGGGCGGCGCCGACCGGTTGCGGGCCGCCGGGGTACAGGTGCACGCCGGTGTCGAGGCGCTCGCAGTCGAAACCGGGCCGCTGCGGGAATGGCTGCACCGTCAGCGCACCGGCCGCCCGCACATCACCTGGAAGTACGCCGCCAGCCTGGACGGCAGGAGCGCGGCCGCGGACCGGTCCAGCAAGTGGATCACCGGTGAGCAGGCGCGCGCCGACGTGCACCGCCGCCGGGCCGCCGCGGACGCCATCGTGGTGGGCACCGGAACGGTGTTCGCCGACGACCCCACCCTGACGGCCCGGCTGCCCGACGGTGCGCCGGCCGACCACCAGCCGCTGCGGGTGGTGGTCGGCGTCCGCGAGATCTCCCCGGACGCCAACGTCCTCAACGACGACTCGCACACCATGGTGATCCGCACCCACGATGTGCACGAGGTGATCCGCGCGCTGGGCGACCGGACCGACGTCATGGTCGAGGGCGGGCCCACCCTGGCGTCGGCGTTCCTGCGGGCCGGGGTGGTGGACCGGATCCTGGCCTACGTCGCGCCGGTGCTCCTCGGCGGGCCGATGACCGCGCTCGGCGACATCGGGGTGCCCACCATCGCCCGGGCGCAGCGGTGGCGGTTCGAGGGCGTGACCGCGCTGGGGCCGGATCTGCTGCTGTCGCTGGTGCCCGAGGGCTGA
- a CDS encoding riboflavin synthase: MFTGIVEELGEIVGKEELTDAARFVIRGPVVTSDAGHGDSIAVNGVCLTVVEVLPGGEFSADVMAETLDRSSLAQVDVGSRVNLERAAAVNSRLGGHIVQGHVDGTGSVISRSPSEHWEVVRIALPNTLARYVVEKGSITVDGISLTVSALGRSGSDDWFEVSLIPTTRELTTLGTAPVGTPVNLEVDVIAKYVERLLDRPGQ; this comes from the coding sequence GTGTTCACCGGAATCGTCGAAGAGCTGGGCGAGATCGTCGGCAAGGAAGAGCTGACCGACGCGGCGCGGTTCGTCATCCGCGGGCCCGTCGTCACCTCGGACGCCGGACACGGCGACTCGATCGCCGTCAACGGCGTCTGCCTGACCGTGGTCGAGGTGCTGCCCGGCGGCGAGTTCAGCGCCGATGTGATGGCCGAGACCCTGGACCGCTCCAGCTTGGCGCAGGTGGACGTGGGCTCGCGGGTGAACCTGGAGCGGGCCGCCGCGGTGAACAGCCGCCTGGGCGGCCACATCGTCCAGGGCCACGTCGACGGCACCGGTTCGGTGATCTCGCGCTCCCCGTCGGAGCACTGGGAGGTGGTGCGGATCGCACTGCCCAACACGCTGGCGCGCTATGTGGTGGAAAAGGGCTCCATCACCGTCGACGGGATCTCGCTCACGGTGTCGGCGCTGGGTCGCAGCGGGTCCGACGACTGGTTCGAGGTGTCGCTCATCCCCACCACCCGGGAGCTGACGACACTGGGGACGGCGCCGGTGGGCACCCCGGTCAACCTCGAAGTGGACGTCATCGCGAAGTACGTGGAGCGATTGCTGGACCGGCCTGGGCAATAA
- a CDS encoding LppX_LprAFG lipoprotein: MQTPRFTRMLVALGAAAALVAGCSSSDTSTESLPDAAELLSQSAQTTKGLQSAHLDITVNGTIDGLPLKTLTGDLTNVPATAVQGQATISMAGSDVDAGLIVIDNVLYASLTPDSWLDLGPAADIYDPSTILNPDGGLSAMLESFTDPKSEAAETIDGVDTVKVSGNVSADSVNALIPQLKATDAVPASAWIEKDGDHNLVQAQIDPSEGNSIVVKLSGWNKPVTVTKPQI, from the coding sequence ATGCAGACCCCTCGCTTCACGAGAATGCTTGTCGCCCTGGGCGCCGCCGCTGCGCTGGTCGCCGGGTGCTCGTCGTCCGACACGTCCACCGAGTCCCTGCCGGACGCCGCCGAACTGTTGTCGCAGTCCGCCCAGACCACCAAAGGCCTGCAGAGCGCCCACCTCGACATCACCGTCAACGGCACCATCGACGGCCTGCCGCTGAAGACGCTCACCGGTGACCTGACCAACGTGCCTGCCACCGCCGTGCAGGGCCAGGCCACCATCAGCATGGCCGGCTCGGACGTCGACGCCGGGCTGATCGTCATCGACAACGTGCTGTACGCCTCGCTGACCCCGGACAGCTGGCTGGACCTGGGCCCGGCGGCCGACATCTACGATCCGTCGACCATCCTGAACCCCGACGGCGGACTCTCGGCGATGCTGGAGAGCTTCACCGATCCCAAATCCGAGGCCGCCGAGACCATCGACGGGGTGGACACGGTCAAGGTGTCCGGCAACGTCAGCGCCGATTCGGTGAACGCCCTCATCCCGCAGCTCAAGGCCACCGACGCCGTGCCTGCCTCGGCGTGGATCGAAAAGGACGGCGACCACAACCTGGTCCAGGCGCAGATCGATCCGAGTGAGGGCAACTCCATCGTGGTGAAGCTGTCCGGGTGGAACAAGCCCGTCACCGTCACCAAGCCGCAGATCTGA